A window of Pseudomonadota bacterium genomic DNA:
GCCCGGCATGATGGTCTTGCCGCGGCAGTCGACCACATTCGCGCCAGAGGGAATCGCCACGTCGGGCCCGATGGCCCGAATGCGATTGCCCTCGACCAGCACGGTGGCCTGCTCGAGCACCTCGTCGCCTCGCATGGTGATGACCCGGCCGCCGGTGAGGGCGGTCACTCCGCTCGGCAGGTCGGCGGTGGCGTCGAGGCGCACTTCGCGCGCGGCGGGCGCAGCGTCGGCCAAGGGTGCAGCTCCGTCGCCCCGCAAGAATGCGAATGCGTCGCGCAGATCGCGGGTGAAGAAGCGGTCGCCCAGGGTCCAGCCCAGGGCGCGGCTGTCGGACGTCCAGGCGATGTACGCGCCGGCGTCACGCGAGATCTGCGCCACGGGAACGTTGTCTGCACGGGGCCCCAGCTCGAGGGGCTTGCCCGTCTGTGGGCGGGCCGCCACGAAGGCGTTGAACCCTTGCACGAACGCGATCCAGCGCTCGTCGGGCGAGATGCGCATCTCTTGCGCGTCCTTGCAGGTCGCCTCGACCCGCTCGTCGCCTCCCGTCACGCGCAGGCTCACCAGATTGATCATGTCATCGCCGGCGCCGCGCAGCACGAAGAGACGACCTGCGGACGCGCCGAAGTGCGGGCTCGAGCCTTCGCGGGTCACCCGCCACGGGGCTGTGCCGCTCGCCTTCATGGCCCATACGCCGCAGTCGTGTGAATGGGTGGGCGAGGTGATGCGCCCTCCGGTGGTCTTACGCCAGGCGATGACCTGGCCATCCGGCGAGAAGCACGGCTCGACGTAGTGCCCGGGTTCGCGCACCCGCACCTTCGGGGTGCCGCCGGCGGCAGGCACGGTGCAGATCTGCCCCAGCCCCTCGTCGGTCCAGCGCACGTACACCACCGTGCTCCCGTCGCGCGACAGCGACGGGTAGAGCTCAAACGCATCATCGTGGGTGAGCCGCCGCGGCGCGGCGCCTGGCGCGTCTTGCGCCCAGAGGTGGCCCAGGGCCTGAAAGATGAGACGGTGCCCATCGGGGGCGCGCTCGGCCCAGCGGATCATCTTCGCGGTGAAGGTCTTCGGCGCCACGTCGACCGGGAAGCGCACCGCTTCGGTCACCTGACGCGTGTCGCGGACGTGGAAGGGGATGGTCACACGCTTCCCGGTGGAGACATCGACGCGCTGCAGGTGTCCGCCGGCCCAGAGCACGATGGCCTTGTCATCCGGGGTGAAGGCAAACGTGGGGTACACCCCGTGAATGGCCCAGGTCTCCTGCATGTCGCGCTCGAGGCCGTCGGTGATCTTGCGCTCGACGCCCGTGCGCACATCGTGCACGAACAGCACGCTGCGGCCCTTCACCCTGCGAACGAAGGCCAGCCAGCGCCCATCACGTGATGGGGTGGGACGGATCGATCCCCCCGGTCCGGTCACGAAGCGCTCGAGCTCGCCGGTCTCGCGGTCGAGGCGCTGGATGACGTAGATCTCGCCGTTGACGTCTTTGTTGTACTCGAAGCT
This region includes:
- a CDS encoding amidohydrolase; amino-acid sequence: WLSLDVSPDGTHIAFDLLGDIYEVPIDGGEARALTHGVAWDMQPRYSPDGRHIAFTSDRGGGDNIWVMNRDGSHPRAVTKERFRLVNSPAWSPDGQYIAVRKHFTAHRSLGAGEVWLYHVAGGSGVQLTKRPNDQKDLGEPVFSPDGRYVYYSQDVTPGASFEYNKDVNGEIYVIQRLDRETGELERFVTGPGGSIRPTPSRDGRWLAFVRRVKGRSVLFVHDVRTGVERKITDGLERDMQETWAIHGVYPTFAFTPDDKAIVLWAGGHLQRVDVSTGKRVTIPFHVRDTRQVTEAVRFPVDVAPKTFTAKMIRWAERAPDGHRLIFQALGHLWAQDAPGAAPRRLTHDDAFELYPSLSRDGSTVVYVRWTDEGLGQICTVPAAGGTPKVRVREPGHYVEPCFSPDGQVIAWRKTTGGRITSPTHSHDCGVWAMKASGTAPWRVTREGSSPHFGASAGRLFVLRGAGDDMINLVSLRVTGGDERVEATCKDAQEMRISPDERWIAFVQGFNAFVAARPQTGKPLELGPRADNVPVAQISRDAGAYIAWTSDSRALGWTLGDRFFTRDLRDAFAFLRGDGAAPLADAAPAAREVRLDATADLPSGVTALTGGRVITMRGDEVLEQATVLVEGNRIRAIGPDVAIPSGANVVDCRGKTIMPG